Proteins co-encoded in one Actinomadura luteofluorescens genomic window:
- a CDS encoding ABC transporter permease, whose translation MKGAAVKGRGAFAGIFVALAFAATLVGACGVLLESALRAHAPVERFGAAAAVVTGPRSVTDRMGRFADEPEEQSRPLSEPAPVPVAAAARLRGVPGVRDVVADVSFPALLSSGRPVAGHGWESAALRPYRLSAGRAPRAPDEVVLSRSSGAAPGTVVRIQVAGPPRPYRVSGLVAEGPAAAFFTAATARALDGRPGLADALAVLGDPDEDALRRAAPGLAVSTGAARGDAEDPAVATARPDIVELSASLGGVAVMTALVVVGGLIVLSVRERAREFALLRAVGATPGQVRGRLLRETLRVGAPAALAGGALSLGVGAALHAAMLREGVLPDGFGLALGPLPALAAVAVTLLAATSTAFLASLRLSRIRPVQALGEAAAENPRLPRWRVVTGAVFLIAALNALGFSAGSTGAAASASIGGLVISLIVATAFLGPLVARAGNRVLGRAARAASPVAGRMAQHSAGAAALRAGSLITPVALAVAFAGVQLFAQTTVAHAARTQAEDGNRADRIVVASGPGLPHGVSESVRLVPGVTAATPVKRTTVVMAVKEMGEKNLRSLNGSGIGADAAATMDPGVSSGRLGDLRGGTVALSRDVAGGLRVGSTAPLWLADGTRIRARVVAVYDRGLGFGDVLLPHDVVAAHSASPLDDRVLVRGRADLSAVTAAYAGAGTVTPDAFQAGLSQEIRLQGFVSLLVVAAITGFILVGLVTTLATATAARRREFALLRLVGATRRQVLRMLRLEAAIVLGTGIAVGGLIAAVTLTAFAARVTGLPLPSVPPLECAAVLLGVAGSGAAAILLPARAVLRRRTPPSLS comes from the coding sequence GTGAAGGGCGCGGCCGTGAAGGGCAGAGGGGCGTTCGCCGGGATCTTCGTCGCGCTGGCGTTCGCGGCGACGCTCGTGGGGGCGTGCGGGGTGCTGCTGGAGTCGGCGCTGCGGGCGCACGCGCCGGTCGAGCGGTTCGGCGCCGCCGCCGCGGTGGTGACCGGCCCGCGGAGCGTCACGGACCGGATGGGCAGGTTCGCGGACGAGCCGGAGGAGCAGAGCCGGCCGCTGAGCGAGCCCGCCCCCGTCCCGGTCGCGGCCGCGGCGAGGCTGCGGGGCGTTCCGGGCGTGCGGGACGTGGTCGCGGACGTGTCCTTCCCCGCCCTGCTCTCCTCCGGGCGGCCGGTGGCGGGGCACGGCTGGGAGTCGGCGGCGCTCCGGCCCTACCGGCTGAGCGCGGGCCGCGCCCCGCGGGCACCCGACGAGGTCGTGCTGAGCCGGTCGTCGGGCGCGGCACCCGGGACGGTGGTCCGCATCCAGGTAGCCGGGCCGCCCCGCCCGTACCGGGTGTCCGGGCTCGTCGCCGAGGGTCCCGCGGCGGCGTTCTTCACCGCGGCGACGGCCCGGGCCCTCGACGGGCGCCCGGGCCTCGCCGACGCCCTCGCGGTGCTCGGCGACCCCGACGAGGACGCGCTCCGCAGAGCCGCTCCCGGCCTCGCCGTATCCACTGGAGCGGCGCGCGGTGACGCCGAGGATCCGGCCGTCGCCACCGCGCGCCCCGACATCGTGGAGCTGTCCGCCTCCCTCGGCGGCGTCGCCGTGATGACCGCGCTGGTGGTCGTCGGCGGCCTGATCGTGCTGTCGGTGCGGGAGCGGGCACGCGAGTTCGCGCTGCTGCGGGCGGTCGGCGCGACGCCCGGGCAGGTGCGGGGACGCCTCCTGCGCGAAACGCTGCGGGTCGGGGCGCCGGCCGCGCTGGCCGGTGGGGCGCTGTCCCTCGGGGTCGGCGCCGCGCTGCATGCCGCGATGCTCCGCGAGGGCGTCCTGCCCGACGGCTTCGGGCTGGCGCTCGGTCCGCTGCCCGCCCTCGCGGCGGTCGCGGTCACGCTGCTCGCCGCCACCTCGACCGCGTTCCTCGCCTCCCTGCGGCTGTCGCGGATCCGGCCGGTGCAGGCGCTCGGCGAGGCCGCCGCCGAGAACCCGCGCCTGCCGCGCTGGCGCGTCGTCACCGGCGCCGTCTTCCTCATCGCCGCCCTGAACGCGCTCGGTTTCTCGGCCGGCTCCACGGGCGCCGCCGCGAGCGCCTCGATCGGCGGCCTGGTGATCTCGCTGATCGTCGCCACGGCCTTCCTCGGGCCGCTGGTGGCGCGGGCCGGGAACCGGGTCCTGGGCCGCGCCGCCCGGGCCGCCTCGCCGGTCGCCGGGCGGATGGCCCAGCACTCCGCCGGCGCCGCCGCCCTGCGCGCCGGGTCGCTGATCACTCCGGTCGCCCTGGCCGTCGCGTTCGCCGGCGTCCAGCTCTTCGCGCAGACCACCGTCGCCCATGCCGCGCGGACGCAGGCGGAGGACGGGAACCGCGCCGACCGGATCGTGGTGGCGTCGGGCCCCGGGCTCCCGCACGGCGTCTCCGAGTCGGTGCGCCTCGTCCCCGGAGTGACGGCCGCGACGCCGGTCAAGCGCACCACCGTCGTCATGGCGGTCAAGGAGATGGGCGAGAAGAACCTGCGCTCTCTGAACGGCAGCGGCATCGGCGCGGACGCCGCCGCGACGATGGATCCGGGAGTCTCGTCCGGCCGGCTCGGCGACCTGCGCGGCGGCACCGTCGCGCTCAGCAGGGACGTGGCCGGCGGCCTGCGCGTCGGCTCGACCGCGCCGCTGTGGCTCGCGGACGGGACGCGGATCCGGGCGCGCGTCGTCGCCGTCTACGACCGCGGCCTCGGCTTCGGCGATGTGCTGCTCCCCCACGACGTCGTGGCCGCGCACTCCGCCTCGCCGCTCGACGACCGCGTGCTCGTCCGCGGACGCGCCGACCTGAGCGCGGTCACGGCCGCCTACGCCGGGGCCGGGACGGTCACCCCGGACGCCTTCCAGGCGGGCCTCTCGCAGGAGATCAGGCTCCAGGGCTTCGTCAGCCTGCTGGTGGTCGCCGCGATCACGGGATTCATCCTCGTCGGCCTCGTCACGACGCTGGCGACGGCGACGGCGGCGCGCCGCCGCGAGTTCGCGCTGCTGCGGCTGGTCGGCGCCACCCGCCGCCAGGTCCTGCGGATGCTCCGACTCGAGGCCGCGATCGTGCTCGGAACCGGAATCGCGGTCGGCGGCCTCATCGCGGCGGTGACCCTGACGGCGTTCGCGGCCCGCGTGACCGGCCTCCCCCTGCCCTCCGTCCCCCCTCTGGAATGCGCGGCGGTCCTCCTCGGCGTGGCCGGATCCGGCGCCGCCGCGATCCTCCTCCCGGCGCGCGCCGTGCTGCGCCGGCGCACCCCTCCCTCCCTCTCCTGA
- a CDS encoding ABC transporter ATP-binding protein, translating into MTTMTAEATAEAVGLDAVAKTYGAVRALDGITWTFRRGGFTAVMGPSGSGKSTFLHCASGLDRPSGGTVRIGGVDIGGLSEARRTRLRRERIGFVFQAFNLIPSMDVEQNITLPLRLGGAEPDPARLEEIVRRVGLADRLRHRPSELSGGQQQRAALARALITRPEVVFADEPTGALDPRTAREVLRMLREAADLTGQTVVLVTHDPMAAVWADSVLFLSRGRIVDELASPTADAVMSRWETL; encoded by the coding sequence ATGACCACGATGACGGCCGAGGCGACCGCGGAGGCGGTGGGCCTGGACGCGGTCGCCAAGACCTACGGGGCCGTGCGGGCCCTGGACGGCATCACCTGGACGTTCCGCCGCGGCGGGTTCACCGCGGTGATGGGGCCTTCCGGGTCGGGCAAGAGCACGTTCCTGCACTGCGCGTCCGGGCTCGACCGCCCGAGCGGTGGCACGGTCCGGATCGGCGGCGTGGACATCGGCGGGCTGAGCGAGGCGAGGCGGACGCGGCTGCGCCGCGAGCGGATCGGGTTCGTGTTCCAGGCGTTCAACCTGATCCCGTCCATGGACGTCGAGCAGAACATCACGCTCCCGCTGCGGCTCGGCGGCGCCGAGCCCGACCCGGCCCGGCTGGAGGAGATCGTCCGGCGGGTGGGCCTCGCGGACCGGCTGCGGCACCGCCCCTCCGAGCTGTCGGGCGGGCAGCAGCAGCGCGCCGCGCTCGCCCGCGCGCTGATCACCCGCCCCGAGGTCGTCTTCGCCGACGAGCCGACCGGCGCGCTCGACCCGCGCACGGCCCGCGAGGTCCTGCGGATGCTGCGCGAGGCCGCCGACCTGACCGGCCAGACGGTCGTCCTGGTCACCCACGACCCGATGGCCGCCGTGTGGGCCGACTCGGTGCTGTTCCTCAGCCGCGGCCGCATCGTCGACGAGCTGGCGTCCCCGACCGCGGACGCCGTCATGTCCCGCTGGGAGACGCTGTGA
- a CDS encoding ATP-binding SpoIIE family protein phosphatase: MDSSGRILQFDRNAASVLCPNGDALLGARLDEVIPGAHRPLLEALRAGRERTAMLAVETPVGGLLDAVVTVHPMSGGAPEIAALAVVKVPVPLADRFVDPAVIRRALLDDALPRIGSTLDLELLARGLMDVLVPHFCNSGALMLLESHIDADEGPQGPDGPQLRRMAIGFDDQDPAWDATFPTGESLVYPQETPHALCLESGEPVLRVLGGEGAARLASSWRRPPVAELLKGASMLLLPISSAVGVLGFFVCTRNVAHRPFDAYDVEIGMEFASRAAIFVESARQYSRERATALTLQRSLLPTGLSAPSPVEVHHRYLPGSRLIEVGGDWYESIALPGARVALVVGDVAGHGVKAAVTMGRLRTAIHTLAGLELPPAEALERLDSLMRTLGEREPHFATCAYVVYDAVSGRCEVASAGHLPPLLVPPGTASEYLPVPPAPPLGVGGEGPIVSREFTVEDGTLLFLYTDGLVENRARDIDDGLARLRATFGPGAAARPLEDLCQAALDGVYDDQHRDDIAMLVARLARIPADRHAAWELPAEPAAVRRARGLIRDQLARWGLEDMSYTTTLLASELVTNAIRHAGGRIGLRLVREGGLVCEVFDSSDGRPRIRHHDEDDEASESGPGPARRGPAGAALGRAPHQGRQSGVVRAVASVKGG, encoded by the coding sequence ATGGATTCGTCGGGGAGAATTCTCCAGTTCGACCGCAACGCCGCTTCGGTTCTGTGCCCGAATGGGGACGCCCTGCTGGGCGCCCGGCTGGACGAGGTGATCCCCGGCGCGCACAGGCCGCTGCTGGAGGCGCTGCGGGCCGGGCGGGAGCGCACCGCGATGCTCGCCGTGGAGACCCCGGTCGGCGGCCTGCTCGACGCGGTCGTGACCGTCCACCCGATGAGCGGCGGCGCGCCCGAGATCGCGGCGCTGGCCGTGGTGAAGGTGCCGGTGCCGCTCGCGGACCGGTTCGTCGACCCGGCCGTCATCCGCCGCGCCCTGCTGGACGACGCGCTCCCGCGGATCGGCTCCACGCTCGACCTGGAATTGCTGGCGCGCGGGCTGATGGACGTGCTCGTCCCGCACTTCTGCAATTCCGGCGCGCTGATGCTGCTGGAGAGCCACATCGACGCCGACGAGGGGCCGCAGGGCCCCGACGGCCCGCAGCTGCGCCGGATGGCGATCGGGTTCGACGACCAGGACCCGGCCTGGGACGCGACGTTCCCGACCGGGGAGTCCCTCGTCTACCCGCAGGAGACCCCGCACGCGCTGTGCCTGGAGTCCGGCGAGCCGGTGCTGCGGGTGCTCGGCGGGGAGGGCGCGGCGAGGCTCGCCTCGTCGTGGCGCCGCCCGCCGGTCGCCGAACTGCTCAAGGGGGCGTCGATGCTGCTGCTGCCGATCAGCTCGGCGGTGGGCGTCCTCGGCTTCTTCGTCTGCACGCGCAACGTCGCGCACCGGCCCTTCGACGCCTACGACGTCGAGATCGGGATGGAGTTCGCCAGCCGCGCGGCCATCTTCGTCGAGAGCGCCCGGCAGTACTCGCGGGAGCGGGCGACCGCGCTGACCCTGCAGCGCAGCCTCCTGCCGACCGGGCTGTCGGCGCCGTCGCCGGTGGAGGTGCACCACCGGTACCTGCCGGGCAGCCGGCTCATCGAGGTCGGCGGCGACTGGTACGAGTCGATCGCGCTGCCGGGCGCGCGGGTCGCGCTGGTGGTCGGGGACGTGGCCGGGCACGGCGTGAAGGCCGCCGTCACCATGGGACGGCTCCGCACCGCCATCCACACCCTCGCCGGGCTGGAGCTGCCGCCCGCCGAGGCGCTGGAGCGGCTCGACTCCCTGATGCGGACGCTCGGCGAGCGCGAACCGCACTTCGCCACCTGCGCCTACGTCGTCTACGACGCGGTCAGCGGCCGGTGCGAGGTGGCCAGCGCCGGGCACCTGCCGCCGCTGCTGGTCCCGCCCGGCACGGCCTCGGAGTACCTGCCGGTGCCGCCCGCGCCGCCGCTCGGCGTCGGCGGCGAGGGCCCCATCGTCAGCCGCGAGTTCACCGTCGAGGACGGGACGCTGCTGTTCCTGTACACCGACGGGCTGGTGGAGAACCGGGCCCGCGACATCGACGACGGCCTGGCCCGGCTGCGCGCCACCTTCGGGCCCGGCGCCGCCGCCCGCCCCCTGGAGGACCTGTGCCAGGCGGCGCTCGACGGCGTCTACGACGACCAGCACCGCGACGACATCGCCATGCTCGTGGCGCGGCTGGCGCGGATCCCGGCCGACCGGCACGCCGCCTGGGAGCTGCCCGCCGAGCCCGCCGCGGTGCGCCGGGCGCGCGGCCTCATCCGCGACCAGCTCGCCCGCTGGGGCCTGGAGGACATGTCCTACACCACCACGCTGCTGGCCTCCGAGCTCGTCACCAACGCCATCCGGCACGCGGGCGGCCGCATCGGGCTGCGGCTGGTGCGCGAGGGCGGGCTGGTCTGCGAGGTGTTCGACTCCTCCGACGGGCGCCCCCGGATCCGCCACCACGACGAGGACGACGAGGCGAGCGAGTCGGGCCCGGGGCCTGCACGTCGTGGGCCGGCTGGCGCAGCGCTGGGGCGTGCGCCGCACCAAGGACGGCAAAGTGGTGTGGTGCGAGCAGTCGCTTCCGTGAAGGGCGGCTAG
- a CDS encoding DUF4253 domain-containing protein, whose amino-acid sequence MDDVEVRHLPGDLPQLFDGGAGDGAPGRTLSVPLPEGDLVWPDPGYPQRQHLLRPAFWLSDEPVGGELWARFHAEHARSGLWPLLMDESDQPWAAGQIAPEPVAEIGNYHPHAFMYEVWADWAEQAADDDHDDLAPYGRHCPGPAPAGVPVDDPGAMAGRHARALAARGLSLGLVAVDRGADALAAVGWQGALNHNEWTAPLAAVLRSWEDRFGARIVALGFNTLELSVAAPPVSTRHAVHVAAEHWAFCPDILFQGPGTLAGYAEEIRGKTHWSFWWD is encoded by the coding sequence ATGGATGATGTGGAGGTCCGGCACCTGCCGGGCGATCTGCCGCAGCTGTTCGACGGCGGCGCCGGGGACGGCGCGCCCGGCCGGACGCTGTCGGTTCCGCTGCCCGAGGGGGATCTGGTCTGGCCCGACCCCGGGTACCCGCAACGGCAGCACCTCCTGCGGCCCGCGTTCTGGCTGAGCGACGAGCCCGTCGGCGGCGAGCTGTGGGCCAGGTTCCACGCCGAGCACGCCCGGTCGGGGCTGTGGCCGCTGCTCATGGACGAGTCCGACCAGCCCTGGGCGGCCGGCCAGATCGCCCCCGAACCCGTGGCCGAGATCGGCAACTACCACCCCCACGCGTTCATGTACGAGGTGTGGGCCGACTGGGCCGAGCAGGCCGCCGACGACGACCACGACGACCTCGCCCCCTACGGGCGGCACTGCCCCGGTCCGGCACCCGCGGGCGTCCCGGTCGACGACCCGGGCGCCATGGCCGGCCGGCACGCCCGCGCCCTCGCCGCCCGCGGCCTGTCGCTCGGACTGGTGGCCGTGGACCGCGGCGCCGACGCGCTCGCCGCCGTCGGCTGGCAGGGCGCGCTGAACCACAACGAGTGGACGGCGCCGCTCGCGGCCGTCCTGCGCAGCTGGGAGGACCGCTTCGGCGCCCGCATCGTCGCCCTCGGATTCAACACCCTGGAGCTCAGCGTCGCCGCGCCGCCCGTGAGCACCCGGCACGCCGTGCACGTCGCCGCCGAGCACTGGGCGTTCTGCCCCGACATCCTGTTCCAGGGGCCCGGCACCCTCGCCGGGTACGCGGAGGAGATCCGCGGCAAGACGCACTGGTCGTTCTGGTGGGACTGA
- a CDS encoding response regulator transcription factor, producing the protein MRIVIAEDSVLLREGLAMLLDAGGHEVVAAAGSGPDVLPALLEHRPDAAVLDVRLPPGFRDEGLRAAIEARRRLPGLPVLVLSQYVEQTYAAELLAGGAGGVGYLLKDRVGRVDEFLDALDRVAAGGTALDPEVVSQLMTSRRDPLQELTPREREVLGLMAQGLDNATIAATLVITERSVSKHIGAVFAKLGLPPTDSGHRRVLAVLAYLNA; encoded by the coding sequence GTGCGGATCGTGATCGCGGAGGACAGCGTGCTGCTCCGCGAGGGCCTCGCCATGCTGCTGGACGCCGGCGGCCACGAGGTGGTCGCCGCCGCCGGCAGCGGCCCGGACGTGCTGCCCGCACTGCTGGAGCACCGGCCGGACGCCGCCGTCCTCGACGTGCGGCTGCCGCCGGGGTTCCGCGACGAGGGGCTGCGCGCCGCGATCGAGGCGCGCAGGCGGCTGCCGGGCCTGCCGGTGCTGGTCCTGTCGCAGTACGTCGAGCAGACCTACGCCGCCGAGCTGCTCGCCGGCGGTGCCGGAGGCGTCGGCTACCTGCTCAAGGACCGGGTCGGCCGCGTCGACGAGTTCCTCGACGCACTCGACCGCGTCGCCGCCGGGGGCACCGCCCTGGACCCCGAGGTCGTGTCCCAGCTGATGACGTCCCGCCGCGACCCGCTCCAGGAGCTCACGCCCCGCGAGCGCGAGGTCCTCGGGCTGATGGCGCAGGGCCTCGACAACGCCACGATCGCCGCGACCCTCGTCATCACCGAGCGCTCGGTGAGCAAGCACATCGGCGCCGTGTTCGCCAAGCTCGGCCTCCCGCCCACCGACAGCGGGCACCGCCGCGTGCTCGCCGTCCTGGCCTACCTGAACGCGTGA
- a CDS encoding SDR family oxidoreductase has protein sequence MILVTGASGTLGRPVTRLLAEAGADVRALSRRAREPEAGVTWCRGDLVTGEGVEDALAGVETVVHCASDPLHAKRDLPAARNLIGAARRQGAPHLVYVSIVGVDTIPYRYYRIKYAVERAIEDSGLPYTILRATQFHTLPDAVFRVLTKVPGLMLLPRGLRDQPVDVGEVAGRLAELALAAGPARRVDDMGGPEVLTAEEMMRDYLEARGLRRPVRIPVPLPGRAARGFREGRHLTPDRAVGKRTWRQFLAETHTHR, from the coding sequence ATGATCCTCGTGACCGGGGCGAGCGGCACGCTCGGTCGGCCCGTCACCCGCCTGCTGGCCGAGGCCGGCGCGGACGTGCGCGCGCTCAGCCGCCGCGCGCGGGAACCGGAGGCCGGGGTGACCTGGTGCAGGGGCGACCTGGTGACCGGTGAGGGCGTCGAGGACGCGCTCGCCGGCGTCGAGACGGTCGTGCACTGCGCCAGCGACCCCCTGCACGCCAAGCGGGACCTGCCCGCCGCGCGGAACCTGATCGGGGCCGCGCGGCGGCAGGGCGCGCCGCACCTGGTCTATGTCTCGATCGTCGGCGTCGACACGATCCCTTACAGGTATTACCGGATCAAGTACGCGGTGGAGCGGGCGATCGAGGATTCGGGCCTGCCGTACACGATCCTGCGGGCCACTCAGTTCCACACCCTGCCGGACGCGGTCTTCAGGGTGCTGACCAAAGTCCCGGGCCTGATGCTGCTGCCGAGAGGGCTGCGCGACCAGCCCGTCGACGTCGGCGAGGTCGCCGGGCGGCTCGCCGAACTGGCTCTGGCCGCCGGGCCCGCGCGGCGGGTCGACGACATGGGCGGCCCGGAGGTGCTCACGGCCGAGGAGATGATGCGGGACTACCTGGAGGCGCGGGGGCTGCGGCGTCCCGTCCGGATTCCGGTGCCGCTTCCCGGGCGCGCCGCGCGGGGCTTCCGGGAAGGCCGTCACCTCACACCGGACCGCGCCGTGGGGAAGCGGACCTGGCGTCAGTTCCTGGCCGAGACCCATACGCATCGGTAA
- a CDS encoding sensor histidine kinase, whose amino-acid sequence MNAALRRSARATGELVGALRTGLPAMAGLVPLTAALALSLLLLPWLPSAVKPLRALANAERRRAGRVLGREIPEPYRPSSGEGLGEARRLLRSPSTWRDAAWMAAHGLTALMAAAVAVAVWPAIPFTLSLPLWWWAAPEGSQAAFITLDSWPKALTMPFLQGAFDLAILLWLVPRLLRWQARLAEVLLSPTRRTSLAERVEELTETRAEALEAHGAELRRIERDLHDGTQAQLVAAALRLGLADRRFDADPDAARTLFLEARNGVEEALTQLRTVIRGIYPPILSDRGLAGALRALAAAQPIPVELHVEEARAPAAVEAAAYFVVAEALTNIARHSGARHGWVALRREPARLTIIVRDDGKGGADPDRGSGLAGIRRRVAALDGTTRLDSPDGEGTTLQVELPCGS is encoded by the coding sequence ATGAACGCAGCCCTGAGACGCAGCGCGCGGGCGACCGGTGAGCTGGTCGGAGCCCTGCGCACGGGCCTGCCCGCGATGGCCGGGCTCGTCCCGCTCACGGCGGCGCTGGCCCTGTCGCTCCTCCTGCTGCCGTGGCTGCCGTCGGCCGTGAAGCCGCTGCGCGCGCTCGCGAACGCCGAAAGGCGACGGGCCGGACGCGTCCTCGGCCGCGAGATCCCCGAGCCGTACCGGCCGTCCTCCGGCGAGGGCCTCGGGGAGGCGCGCCGCCTGCTGCGATCGCCCTCCACCTGGAGGGACGCGGCCTGGATGGCGGCGCACGGGCTCACCGCCCTGATGGCGGCGGCGGTCGCGGTCGCGGTGTGGCCGGCCATCCCGTTCACGTTGTCGCTGCCGCTGTGGTGGTGGGCCGCGCCCGAGGGGTCCCAGGCGGCGTTCATCACCCTGGACAGCTGGCCGAAGGCACTGACGATGCCGTTCCTGCAGGGCGCCTTCGACCTCGCCATCCTGCTGTGGCTGGTCCCGAGGCTCCTGCGGTGGCAGGCGAGGCTCGCCGAGGTCCTGCTGTCGCCCACCCGGCGCACCAGCCTCGCCGAGCGGGTCGAGGAGCTGACCGAGACCCGCGCCGAGGCCCTGGAGGCGCACGGCGCCGAGCTGCGCCGCATCGAACGCGACCTGCACGACGGGACGCAGGCCCAGCTCGTCGCCGCGGCCCTGCGGCTCGGCCTCGCCGACCGCCGCTTCGACGCCGACCCGGACGCGGCCCGGACGCTGTTCCTGGAGGCCCGGAACGGCGTCGAGGAGGCCCTCACGCAGCTGCGGACGGTGATCCGCGGCATCTACCCGCCGATCCTGTCCGACCGCGGCCTGGCCGGGGCGCTGCGGGCCCTCGCCGCCGCGCAGCCGATCCCCGTCGAGCTGCACGTCGAGGAGGCCAGGGCGCCCGCCGCCGTCGAGGCCGCCGCCTACTTCGTCGTGGCCGAGGCCCTCACCAACATCGCCAGGCACAGCGGCGCCCGGCACGGGTGGGTCGCGCTCCGCCGCGAACCCGCCCGCCTCACGATCATCGTGCGGGATGATGGCAAGGGCGGGGCCGACCCGGACCGGGGCAGCGGCCTGGCGGGCATCCGCCGCCGGGTGGCGGCGCTCGACGGGACGACCCGCCTCGACAGCCCCGACGGGGAAGGGACGACGCTTCAGGTGGAGCTGCCGTGCGGATCGTGA
- a CDS encoding ABC transporter ATP-binding protein, which produces MPEPSEDPILRVEGLVKHYPVTRGVVVKRAVGQIKAVDGVDLELRRGETLGVVGESGCGKSTLAKLLLAAERPTAGTVRFDGRDIFALPKPELRALRRRVQMVMQDPYSSLNPRMTVGDIVGEPFAVHPEVAPKGERRGRVQELLELVGLDPAHVNRYPHQFSGGQRQRVGIARALALRPDVIVCDEPVSALDVSVQAQVMNLLAELQRELGLAYVFIAHDLAAVRHISDRIAVMYLGKVVETGDETQIYEHPTHPYTQALLSAVPVPDPDAPGWAEQIRLEGEPPSPLDPPSGCRFRTRCWKARDVCAEQVPALEERDGSAHPSACHFAAEAALTDLTEQT; this is translated from the coding sequence GTGCCGGAGCCGAGTGAGGACCCGATCCTGCGGGTGGAGGGGCTCGTCAAGCACTACCCCGTGACCCGCGGCGTCGTGGTCAAGCGGGCGGTCGGGCAGATCAAGGCCGTGGACGGGGTGGACCTGGAGCTGCGGCGCGGCGAGACCCTCGGGGTCGTCGGGGAGTCCGGGTGCGGGAAGTCGACGCTGGCCAAGCTGCTGCTCGCCGCGGAGCGTCCCACCGCCGGGACGGTCCGCTTCGACGGCCGCGACATCTTCGCGCTGCCGAAGCCGGAGCTGCGGGCGCTGCGCCGCCGCGTGCAGATGGTGATGCAGGACCCCTACTCCTCGCTCAACCCGCGGATGACCGTCGGCGACATCGTCGGGGAGCCGTTCGCCGTCCATCCCGAGGTCGCGCCGAAGGGCGAGCGGCGCGGGCGCGTGCAGGAGCTGCTGGAGCTCGTCGGCCTCGACCCCGCGCACGTCAACCGCTACCCGCACCAGTTCTCCGGCGGGCAGCGCCAGCGCGTCGGCATCGCCCGCGCCCTGGCGCTGCGGCCCGACGTCATCGTGTGCGACGAGCCGGTGTCGGCGCTGGACGTGTCCGTCCAGGCGCAGGTGATGAACCTGCTCGCCGAGCTCCAGCGCGAACTCGGCCTGGCGTACGTGTTCATCGCGCACGACCTGGCCGCCGTCCGCCACATCTCCGACCGGATCGCCGTGATGTACCTGGGCAAGGTCGTCGAGACCGGTGACGAGACCCAGATCTACGAGCACCCCACCCATCCGTACACGCAGGCGCTGCTGTCGGCCGTCCCGGTGCCCGACCCTGACGCGCCCGGCTGGGCGGAGCAGATCCGGCTGGAGGGCGAGCCGCCCTCGCCGCTGGACCCGCCGTCCGGCTGCCGGTTCCGCACCCGCTGCTGGAAGGCGCGCGACGTCTGCGCGGAGCAGGTGCCCGCCCTGGAGGAGCGGGACGGCTCCGCCCACCCCAGCGCCTGCCATTTCGCGGCGGAGGCCGCCCTGACGGACCTGACGGAGCAGACCTGA
- a CDS encoding spermidine synthase, with the protein MARKGRHGPRPRTYEIAGGEAELLRDADRDGGWMLLVDGVPQSYVDLSDPTYLDFEYMRLMGDVVDSLGLAGEAFDAVHVGGAGCTLPRYIAATRPGSRQVVLEPDAELVQVVREQLPVKGVPGLRIRITDGRSGIAALADEADDLVVMDAFAGASMPPELATREFVLDAARVLRPGGVYLANVADGFRLPFARRVAATVRSVFRHTLLMGDPGVLRGRRFGNLIVAASREPLPVAELTRRAAGGAVRARLLEGGDLAAFCAGAAPLRDGEEIVAPVPPPQVFGRS; encoded by the coding sequence ATGGCACGCAAGGGCAGACACGGCCCCCGTCCGCGAACCTACGAGATCGCGGGCGGGGAGGCCGAGCTGCTGCGCGACGCCGACCGCGACGGCGGCTGGATGCTGCTCGTCGACGGCGTCCCCCAGTCGTACGTGGACCTGTCCGACCCGACCTACCTCGACTTCGAGTACATGCGGCTGATGGGCGACGTGGTCGACTCGCTCGGCCTGGCGGGAGAGGCGTTCGACGCGGTCCACGTCGGCGGCGCCGGGTGCACGCTGCCCCGCTACATCGCCGCGACCCGGCCGGGCTCGCGGCAGGTCGTGCTGGAGCCGGACGCGGAGCTGGTGCAGGTCGTCCGGGAGCAGCTGCCGGTCAAGGGCGTCCCCGGCCTGCGGATCCGGATCACCGACGGGCGCTCGGGGATCGCCGCGCTCGCGGACGAGGCCGACGACCTGGTCGTGATGGACGCCTTCGCCGGTGCGTCGATGCCGCCGGAGCTCGCGACCCGCGAGTTCGTGCTGGACGCCGCGCGGGTGCTGCGGCCCGGAGGCGTCTACCTGGCCAACGTCGCCGACGGCTTCCGGCTGCCGTTCGCCCGCCGGGTGGCCGCGACCGTCCGGTCGGTGTTCCGGCACACGCTGCTGATGGGCGATCCGGGCGTTCTGCGCGGCCGCCGGTTCGGGAACCTGATCGTGGCCGCGTCCCGGGAGCCGCTCCCGGTGGCGGAGCTGACGCGCCGCGCCGCGGGCGGCGCCGTGCGCGCCCGACTGCTGGAGGGCGGCGACCTCGCGGCGTTCTGCGCGGGCGCCGCGCCGCTGCGCGACGGCGAGGAGATCGTCGCGCCCGTCCCGCCGCCGCAGGTCTTCGGGAGGTCCTGA